One Acropora palmata chromosome 2, jaAcrPala1.3, whole genome shotgun sequence genomic window, CCCACACTGTTGACTCCACATGGAACTGGAACGTTTCAGTCGATAAATAGTCGATCGTTGACGAGAGCGAACGAAAAAGGATCGGGTGATAACGATATTGTCCTCGGCTATCGTCGACGTAGTAGCGTTTCGTCGAGTCTGAAATCGTATAAAACCGATACCCGAAATACTACCGATAAATGTTCCGAACACAATCCGAAGATTGGACCACTTACGGACTTACACACTCGATGACAtagtagctacttctcttacaagagaagtagctacaaaaacacgctgagtgcattgttgagttataaaAGTACGCGGGAATTTTTAGgaacacgagagaagtgcAGAGAGGCACGAGCAGAAGGCGAGGGCTTCTCgcacttctcgagtgttcttaaaaattcccgagtgcttatataactcaacaatgcaggaggaacaagtttttttatttcttctataaaataaaaacgaccACGAAGGGACAAGAATTCgtcagacaacaaaaatgagcgcgaattttaattgatcaacattcattttctctttacatATACAAGCTTAAAttctattggttcaaaatttggatAACAACCAAGAACAAGAATCAAAAAGAATCGACAAGAATGGAAATCATCTCTAAAAGCgaaacacaaagttgaaagaatttcttaaagttcaaacagtttacttttttgcgtcttgaagccgattcaaatttatctgcaCCAAATGTATTGTGCAGGAGTTGAACATGCCGCTGAACATTTCGCCGTGAACTGTTGTCAGATTTCTCAAGGAACAAACTCACTGTTGACGTAGGGTGCGTGCATatgtttaacaaatagattccatgttgccgtgcgtctgttcagtaatagatcacagatgtggtaagaacaaaaaagtggcacacgaggcgcagccgagtgtgtcactgatgttcttaccacattttgacgtcctctgtgatctattactgaacagacgcacggcaacatggaatctatttgttttatataataaaaaaattaaaatacatggaaaaatgccctttattactttttttttaaggtgtactatatttcggctggccaaaccagccttcttcaggtacaatgataattttgcattggtacgtgatttttatgttgcatgttgtgtaataaccggaaataagtgaaaataattgacagtgtaaactaaagataagtataaggtgaaaaaataatgaaataacatgataagaggtaacaatattaataggtttcttcgcggatgttcagaccatcgggatcaattgttctgcctttttgaattaaaaaagcttccctggccttacggatggaatctcggttggagaagattttttcgatggggattaatatcatgtcgttagcagtgtggttaggagaggacaggaaatgttctgcggctgtggtaggtttagatttgttgttagggttatctatggtacggcggtgttcattaaatcggtcttttaaacgtcgtttcgtctctcctatatattgtagattacagcggttgcattgaatcatgtagatgaggtttttagtttcacaagtaaggttaaattttatggggCGAGTTTCCCCGGTAGAAAAGAAGGTATATGTAGTAAGTCCGTGAGAAATGTAGGGACAAGTAGCGCAGTTTTTTCCACAACGGAAAGAACCACAAGGAAGTTGAGGATTGGCAGAATTAGAAGGGAGTTTGGCTGTAACTAATAAGTCACGAAGGTTGGGTGAGCGTCGGAAGGCTACAACAGGCGGATGCTGGAAGACGCTTTTGCAGCGATTAGAGGAGAGCaacagattgaaatgttttttgatgatgtgagAGATGTGAGGGAGTGATGGATTAAAGGTAGTTATGAATGGTATTCGTTTAGGTTTGTTGATGTCTTTGGTTTGTAAAGTGAGTTGGCGGGGGATGTCTGCGGCGCgtcgtatttgtttgttgacgaAGTTACGGTTGTAACCTCGTTTAAGGAGGTAAGTGGCAAGTTGAGCAGTGCGAGTATGAAATGTAGCGTCGGTAGAACAGATGCGTCGTAAACGGAGTGCAAGACTGAaaggaatggctttttttgtatgtaaagGATGGCAGGATGAATAGAGTAGATGTTGGTGTTTGTCTGTAGGTTTGGTGTAGAGATCAGTAGATATATTTCCGTCGTTAGTCAAAGAGACATTTACGTCAAGGAAAGGTATGTTAGTAGAGGAGTGTGAACTAGTGAATTTGATGGTGGAGTGAATGTTGTTGAGATAGTCGATgaaaatttttaggttatcCAGACCTTCGGTCCAGATCATAAAAATATCATCGATATAGCGCAGCCAAGTGTGAGGTTGAAATggggcatttttcaaagcgtttgcttccaaaaaaccaagaaaaaggtTAGCATATGAGGGAGCCATTTTAGTACCCATGGCGGTGCCGTGGATTTGGAGATAGTGGTTATCATGAAAGGGTAACGCCGCAAAACCAAACATGCCAACATTCATTTGGATCATTCTTCTGTTATCAACCTATCCAGTTGCTCTTTATCTACCGACGAGATATCTATCCTTTCACGTGGACTCACTTTCTGCCCTACTCCACGACATATCAACTGGCCGGAAGTTTCAGCCGACATTTACGACTTTTCTCGGCGCATGCGATTAGCCGAGTACTTTTTCGACGAAAACAGCAATAATCGCACAGCCAACGAACACGACACTCCTTTCCATAACAAGAGTACTTGGAACCCCCCCAACGACAGAGAAAGAGCCCTTAACACCTTTTTAGACGCCGTTAAACTTGACATAACCATGACTAAACCAAAACCTACTCAAGATAACCTTACTGTTACAGAACGACAGGCCATAGGTCAGCTTAAACAACGACAAGACATAATTATAAAACCCGTGGACAAAGGTTCCggtactgttgttatggacaagactTGGTACATCGACGAATGCAACAGACAACTTACTGACACCAAATTCTACCAACACCTAGACGAAGACATCACTGCCGACATACAAAAACGTGTTACTTTTTACGTTAACAGAATGCATAAGGACAAACTTATCAAcgacaaaaccaaacaataccTCATACAATCTGACGTTAAACCAGGACGATTTTACATTCTACCTAAAGTACATAAGCCGGGCAATCCAGGACGCCCTATTGTTTCATCTGACAGCCATCCCACGGAACGCTTGTCTCATTTCGTTGACTATCACCTTCAACCTTTAGTTCATAAACTGCCATCCTTTGTCAAGGACACTAACGACTTTCTAAACAAACTCCTCACCATCGGTAATTTACCGGCTAATTCCTTACTGGTCACAGTTGATGTTTCATCATTATATACTAATATCCCACATAATGAAGGTATTTATGCTTGTGAACGTTTTCTACGCACTTCCTCCCACAAAACCATTCCCACTAACACACTCTGTGACCTCATTCGTATGATTCTCACCATGAATAATTTCTCCTTTTATGATAACCACTATCTCCAAATCCACGGCACCGCCATGGGTACTAAAATGGCTCCCTCATATGCTAacctttttcttggttttttggaagcaaacgctttgaaaaatgccccATTTCAACCTCACACTTGGCTGCGCTATATCGATGATATTTTTATGATCTGGACCGAAGGTCTGgataacctaaaaattttcATCGACTATCTCAACAACATTCACTCCACCATCAAATTCACTAGTTCACACTCCTCTACTAACATACCTTTCCTTGACGTAAATGTCTCTTTGACTAACGACGGAAATATATCTACTGATCTCTACACCAAACCTACAGACAAACACCAACATCTACTCTATTCATCCTGCCATCctttacatacaaaaaaagccattccttTCAGTCTTGCACTCCGTTTACGACGTATCTGTTCTACCGACGCTACATTTCATACTCGCACTGCTCAACTTGCCACTTACCTCCTTAAACGAGGTTACAACCGTAACTtcgtcaacaaacaaatacgacGCGCCGCAGACATCCCCCGCCAACTCACTTTACAAACCAAAGACATCAACAAACCTAAACGAATACCATTCATAACTACCTTTAATCCATCACTCCCTCACATCTctcacatcatcaaaaaacatttcaatctgttGCTCTCCTCTAATCGCTGCAAAAGCGTCTTCCAGCATCCGCCTGTTGTAGCCTTCCGACGCTCACCCAACCTTCGTGACTTATTAGTTACAGCCAAACTCCCTTCTAATTCTGCCAATCCTCAACTTCCTTGTGGTTCTTTCCGTTGTGGAAAAAACTGCGCTACTTGTCCCTACATTTCTCACGGACTTACTACATATACCTTCTTTTCTACCGGGGAAACTCGccccataaaatttaaccttacttgtgaaactaaaaacctcatctacatgattcaatgcaaccgctgtaatctacaatatataggagagacgaaacgacgtttaaaagaccgatttaatgaacaccgccgtaccatagataaccctaacaacaaatctaaacctaccacagccgcagaacatttcctgtcctctcctaaccacactgctaacgacatgatattaatccccatcgaaaaaatcttctccaaccgagattccatccgtaaggccagggaagcttttttaattcaaaaaggcagaacaattgatcccgatggtctgaacatccgcgaagaaacctattaatattgttacctcttatcatgttatttcattattttttcaccttatacttatctttagtttacactgtcaattattttcacttatttccggttattacacaacatgcaacataaaaatcacgtaccaatgcaaaattatcattgtacctgaagaaggctggtttggccagccgaaatatagtacacctaaataaaacaaaaaaagatccttctacgttgtgtcgacttctccttttattttctttattttatatgtgaagccgattagatcactattgatccaacgtataccagcgggatcatcgttccggttgcttgcttaaacgttttatagtccttttatttcaaatttcgccactttaacagacacgaaaatagcactgacgtgatcttatgtctataaaaaatgaagcgaactgattggttgctatgcttagcaaagaattgtgattggttcaaattcaaaattcaaaaaattcaaaaaaccttgaatcgagcgctgtcgtcatctgtgcgtctgtcctctaatagatcataggcgagaaccaatcagaatgcgagaattacttgggttattatataatgagttataatgcacgcgtgtgacgtaggctgtgtgcattgtggagttataatgaactcggtttgaccaatcacagtgcttgtttaaacgtggctattttataattttcaataaaaccTGGATCTAGGAACTGGAAAATTCCATTAAAATCACCTTTTTGATTTGTGTGCTAcacgcaaaatgaaaaatgcgaTACCTTTTTTATCGATTTCACTTGCGTTTATGAAAGTGCCACATTTTTCTGAGATAAGGTGGAGTTTTTTTAGGATTTCTCCCAGATATAACTCAAGTCAATTTTCTCAAGTTATTGTTCTATTTCACTTCTCAcgaaaaagtcaaaacaagaaatttctcgacttttttcagcttttcgcCGCTTTTATCGAAATAGAAAAATATCGACTTTTTTTCGCCTTTCTTCGGGTGGCCTGCTTGATTGACAGCTGTCCGAAACTCAAATCAATGCTGTTGCAGCTTTaatattagggacctttagattttaggacgaggacgagaacgagtacgagatttgactgcccgtttttagcgaaaatacttagaacATTTATAACCCAGACAATtgatctttctttttgttagcagtataggttgttcagttattcttattgctggtaactgagcctttttttttgATCGAGAAATGCCAtactgctaccgtgttcttgacttgttttgacacaaCAACATTCTTGCAAAACCCCGTAGTAAAAACTGAATGACGAcagtatcacgtttttccctcCAAAATGACGCCTGtatgcgcgcgctcaatgttgctgtatgagaaaatctcgtactcgtagttgTTCTCGTCCTAGGATCTAAAAGTCCCTATTAGGGaatttagggagctttagcaatgacgacggcaacggcaaggaaaacgtcacttggaAATAAACACTTTCCTAATTGTGTCTATTTGTGattgtcccatcttgttcgcgtTCTATAATTTTGGCAAAGTACGCTATAACTGGATTGGTGTGTGCCCCgtgaaattaaatacagagaattaaagcTGTACAGTTGAATGCCCATGTTGTCCTCAAAACAGtaaacattgtaatttcacgttgttgttttgcaggggatggcagacttgttcataagtgcgtgccacacgtgcatGCAGCACacttattttcctcactcgaccaattaaattgtttatttgtggcgTTGTAGTTGCCttctacggtggcccacaagggacatgctgcaaattaaaaaggttgctgcaaattcataaaagttgctgcaattttataaatgttgctgcaaatttataaaagttgctgcaaatttataaatgttgctgcaattttataaaagttgctgcaaatttataaatgttgcagcaacttgttaaaaaaaatttgcagcaaattttataaatttgcagcagcctttataaatttgcagcaacttttataaatttgcagcaacatttataaaattgcagcaacatttataaatttgcagcaacttttataaatttgcagcgacatttataaaattgcagcaacttttataaatttgcagcaacctttttaatttgcagcatgtcccttgtgggccaccgtagccttccccgtcgttgatgctaaagctctcttttaagaagctacgacggcaactgcaacgaaaacgtcacattaaaattgaactttgcgttaacataagtcttttgcgattattccatgttgatcacgttgtacgaaataggcgaactgcactttcgcCTTCTTTAACattattaattcaaatttagcGCGCGAGCATAATCCTACCATGTATAAGCATGTGCTTTAACGGCATCTTCACTTAGCTATTTTATCTGAAGAGTGCCACACAGTTCGTGTGGTACGAAACTAGTTAGTAATAAGATGGCTAGTCAGATTATTTGTTAATTCGATTACTCTTTTTATATTCACGTTCTACTTATATTCACGCTCTTACTTATATTCACGCTCTGTAGTAAAAGTGCTCGATAGTAAAAGACTAAGTCTTTTACTATCGAGCACTTTTACTACAGACGTTCAAGATCATTGTGCAGTATATATTActttatacaataacaaaatcaatgcacgcgttctgattggtcaatcagctatggtttattgtgccggtaaacccatggaaaaatcgcgcgtcttctgaattattattactcgaagaattcgtaaatcactcgcctgcggctcgtgatttacaaattcttctcgtgttctaccaacatcccgcgtggtttatcagcctataaaccatagaaacttatggtctattgcttaaatatatattaaaatCTGGCCGATGAAGAAGTCTTCAGGCTAATTCTTTGCTTTTGCGCTACGCGTTTCACCGCCGTTGCGGAGGCTCTCCAGGCATAGCAAGGTGtctatatatttaacaaataaagaagcctaatccgtgtattacactgtgataataACGATACAAATACCACCAAAAAGACGATGATCCGGTCAGTGCCCAGGTTGGGTCTTGCACAACGCTTCTTATTGCTCTGCTGCTGTTCcctttccttcttttcttttcttactAGCTGCGGCTGTAGCATAACGAATTTTCTTGTTGTCCTCATCGTCCGAGGCAATATCTTGGGATTCGTATTCTTGAACTGCGTCCCAGCCGGCTTCACTCCAGTCTGTGAGCTTGATAAGCTGTCTCTTGAGCGATTTGGCCTGACCCACCTTCTTGTGATCCTTCTAGGATCATAAACACAATTTGAGTAATCCTAACGATACACTGCAACCCCGGTAACTCGAACTCGGATAACTCGAACTCCCTCGCTAACTCGAACTGAGTGTCAACTCCCTTGGATTTGACTCAACTTTTGAGTCAATTTTACTCGGTTAACTCGAACTCGGATAAGTCAAAAACCCCGCTAACTCGAATTAAATTTCGGTTCCCGTGATCAAAATTTACCACGATAAATCGAATTTCTTGTTCTTATAACTCGCCACAGATGCCCATTGAGATATCCCATTAGATTTTCTTATCGCGTTATCGATAAGACACTAGAACTTCTAACACTAGAACGAAGACTGgagcaatttgattttaattagTGTAACGAACAGGTCACGTATTTGACAGTTATTTACCGATTATAAGAGTCATACTGGAAATTAGAAGCCATGTACAGCAAATAGAAGCATTAGCAGAAAGAAACTTCAAGAGCTCCCTACGACAGCAGACactgcattcattttttgtgcCTAAGCAGTAAGAACTTAACGGATAATAGAACGACCCCGAAGCAAAAGGGAACATAAATTGAGTGTATTACTGAAATAAACTAAGTTACATTCACAGTATTGCATTGTCGTAAGAATGCGTAATCGTTACAGTTGTTACAAAATGT contains:
- the LOC141873639 gene encoding uncharacterized protein LOC141873639 encodes the protein MRLAEYFFDENSNNRTANEHDTPFHNKSTWNPPNDRERALNTFLDAVKLDITMTKPKPTQDNLTVTERQAIGQLKQRQDIIIKPVDKGSGTVVMDKTWYIDECNRQLTDTKFYQHLDEDITADIQKRVTFYVNRMHKDKLINDKTKQYLIQSDVKPGRFYILPKVHKPGNPGRPIVSSDSHPTERLSHFVDYHLQPLVHKLPSFVKDTNDFLNKLLTIGNLPANSLLVTVDVSSLYTNIPHNEGIYACERFLRTSSHKTIPTNTLCDLIRMILTMNNFSFYDNHYLQIHGTAMGTKMAPSYANLFLGFLEANALKNAPFQPHTWLRYIDDIFMIWTEGLDNLKIFIDYLNNIHSTIKFTSSHSSTNIPFLDVNVSLTNDGNISTDLYTKPTDKHQHLLYSSCHPLHTKKAIPFSLALRLRRICSTDATFHTRTAQLATYLLKRGYNQFELPGFRCMWSEWKKSFLEIVDKCAPLRKARVRGRGSPWITSELKKQMHQWDILKIKAIKSNDPVAWAKFKKQRNIVNKAVRQAKQFYYQTSFSDHKGDSRKTWQIINELTSRTSGNSPVRELRVDGQSITNPTELAEKFNHHFATIGTKLGGEIPQSASTSYHNYLTGTN